Proteins co-encoded in one Candidatus Polarisedimenticolia bacterium genomic window:
- a CDS encoding ABC transporter permease codes for MAGWKDEVRRRLQSLRLRPEREVEIVEELSQHLEDRYEALRAEGLAEPEARQAALAELDRGEGLAPQLAEVEKPAREPLTPGAAGRGSLIVDLLRDLRYGVRMLRAAPSFTAIAILTLALGIGANAAIFSVLNAVLLEPLPLPDSGRLGYVMGKAKDGSPAYISYPDFEDLRHEAKTFDGLSGFVGQSVNLTGRSEPMRVRGGFVSDNFFRIVRTEAAQGRVFLPGVDDKPGADLVCVVQHETWKSVFGGDPAFLGSKLILNNEPYTVAGILPEGFHFPMDEIEVWIPYHKWPPLRDDMNNRTQPMVAPVARLKQGVSFEEARAEAEAIMARLAATYPEAGAGRSVTLQTLQEALVGDSRPMLLVLFGAVACVLLIACGNVASLLLARGAARSREFATRTALGASKSRLVRQILAETGLLWLAGGAAGVGTGIWMLAGLIAMAPPLPGGISARFDLKAFAFTLGIT; via the coding sequence ATGGCAGGGTGGAAGGATGAAGTGCGGCGGCGCCTTCAGAGCCTGCGGTTGCGGCCCGAGCGCGAGGTGGAGATCGTCGAAGAGCTTTCCCAGCATCTGGAAGATCGATATGAAGCCCTGCGCGCCGAGGGACTGGCAGAGCCGGAGGCGAGGCAAGCCGCCCTGGCCGAGCTCGATCGGGGCGAGGGGCTGGCGCCGCAGCTCGCGGAGGTCGAAAAGCCGGCGCGCGAGCCGCTGACGCCGGGCGCCGCGGGGAGAGGCTCCCTGATCGTCGATCTGCTTCGCGACCTGCGCTATGGAGTCCGCATGTTGCGGGCCGCGCCTTCCTTCACGGCGATCGCCATCCTGACGCTGGCGCTGGGAATCGGAGCGAATGCTGCGATCTTCAGCGTCCTGAACGCCGTCCTGCTCGAGCCGCTGCCTCTGCCGGACTCGGGACGCCTCGGCTACGTCATGGGTAAAGCCAAGGACGGCAGTCCTGCCTACATCTCCTATCCTGATTTCGAAGACCTGCGGCACGAGGCCAAAACATTCGACGGGCTAAGCGGCTTCGTGGGGCAGAGCGTGAACCTGACGGGCCGGAGCGAGCCGATGCGCGTGCGCGGCGGCTTCGTCTCGGACAATTTCTTCCGCATCGTGCGCACCGAAGCGGCGCAGGGACGCGTGTTCCTGCCGGGAGTGGACGACAAGCCGGGCGCCGATCTGGTCTGCGTGGTCCAGCACGAGACCTGGAAGTCGGTCTTCGGCGGCGACCCCGCGTTTCTCGGCAGCAAGCTGATCCTCAACAACGAACCCTACACGGTCGCCGGCATCCTGCCGGAAGGCTTCCATTTTCCCATGGACGAGATCGAAGTCTGGATCCCGTACCACAAGTGGCCTCCGCTGCGTGATGACATGAACAACCGCACCCAGCCGATGGTCGCGCCGGTGGCTCGCCTGAAGCAGGGCGTGAGCTTCGAGGAAGCGCGCGCCGAGGCGGAGGCGATCATGGCGCGCTTGGCGGCCACCTATCCGGAGGCCGGCGCGGGGCGGAGCGTCACCCTGCAGACGCTGCAGGAGGCGCTGGTCGGGGACTCGCGTCCGATGCTGCTGGTGCTCTTCGGGGCCGTGGCCTGCGTGCTGCTGATCGCCTGCGGCAACGTGGCGAGCCTGCTGCTGGCGCGGGGCGCGGCGCGCAGCCGGGAGTTCGCGACGCGGACGGCGCTGGGAGCGAGCAAGAGCCGGCTGGTGCGGCAGATCCTGGCCGAGACCGGGCTGCTCTGGCTGGCGGGCGGCGCCGCGGGCGTGGGGACAGGCATCTGGATGCTGGCCGGACTGATCGCCATGGCGCCGCCGCTTCCGGGGGGCATCAGCGCGCGGTTCGACCTGAAGGCTTTCGCATTCACCCTCGGCATCAC
- a CDS encoding PadR family transcriptional regulator encodes MKGSLEIDPRLKKSGAELLILSLLEARQRHGYELARQLEQQSGGVLSFHVASLYPLLYRLEERGWVEGRWVEKAGQRRRRHYSLTPGGRRVLATQREGWRSYVNAMNRVILEGPA; translated from the coding sequence ATGAAGGGGTCTCTCGAGATCGACCCGCGCCTGAAGAAGAGCGGCGCGGAGCTGCTGATCCTCTCCCTGCTCGAGGCGCGCCAGCGCCACGGCTACGAGCTGGCCCGCCAGCTGGAGCAGCAGTCGGGCGGCGTGCTGAGCTTCCACGTGGCCTCACTCTATCCGCTGCTCTACCGGCTCGAAGAGCGCGGCTGGGTCGAGGGGCGCTGGGTGGAGAAGGCGGGGCAGCGTCGCCGGCGCCACTACAGCCTGACTCCTGGAGGCAGGCGCGTTCTCGCAACCCAGCGCGAAGGCTGGCGCTCTTACGTCAACGCGATGAACCGCGTGATCCTGGAAGGACCCGCATAA
- a CDS encoding methyltransferase domain-containing protein — MSDLRSRWTFLREFISRPSTVGAVSPSSIYLAEEMVSWVDWKTIRKVVELGPGTGVFTEAILRKAGPECRYLAVEISPGLAAIFRSRFPRLRLARESVSNLAEICAREGMSEVDLIVSGLPWASFPSKDQIEYLDGVTAILRQGGGFCTFAYLQGLLLGQGRAFRRRLHDYFGQVAASRVVWKNVPPAFVYRCRR; from the coding sequence ATGAGCGATCTGCGAAGCCGATGGACCTTTCTTCGGGAGTTCATCTCCAGGCCTTCCACGGTCGGTGCTGTGTCGCCAAGCTCCATCTATCTGGCGGAAGAGATGGTGAGCTGGGTGGACTGGAAGACGATCCGCAAGGTCGTCGAGCTGGGGCCCGGCACCGGAGTGTTCACCGAAGCCATCCTCCGCAAGGCGGGTCCCGAGTGCCGCTACCTGGCGGTGGAGATCAGTCCCGGCCTGGCGGCCATCTTTCGAAGCAGGTTCCCACGACTGCGGCTGGCTCGGGAGAGCGTGTCGAACCTCGCGGAGATCTGCGCAAGGGAGGGGATGTCGGAGGTCGATCTGATTGTCAGCGGGCTGCCCTGGGCTTCCTTTCCATCGAAGGATCAGATCGAATACCTCGACGGCGTCACGGCGATCCTGAGACAAGGCGGCGGATTCTGCACCTTTGCCTATCTGCAGGGCCTGCTTCTCGGCCAGGGCCGCGCCTTCCGCAGGCGTTTGCACGATTACTTCGGCCAGGTTGCAGCCAGCCGCGTCGTCTGGAAGAACGTCCCCCCGGCGTTCGTCTACCGCTGCCGCCGGTAG